In Flavivirga abyssicola, the following are encoded in one genomic region:
- a CDS encoding GNAT family N-acetyltransferase, translated as MSKDTIVIREIKPEDNQQIEQIIRNCFHEFKIPLEGTAYTDEETPRMFESYQNSNDVYYIIDNNGEVLGGGGIKPLKDFEADVCEIQKMYFSPKVRGKGYGKLMFEKCLQSAKELGYKQCYIESAPQLKAAIHIYESYGFKHLKSGLGNTGHYSCGVWMIKDL; from the coding sequence GTGAGTAAAGATACTATAGTTATTCGAGAAATTAAGCCTGAAGACAATCAACAGATAGAACAAATTATAAGAAATTGTTTTCACGAGTTTAAAATCCCTTTAGAAGGTACGGCGTATACAGATGAAGAAACTCCGAGAATGTTTGAGTCTTATCAAAATAGTAATGATGTATATTACATAATTGATAATAATGGCGAGGTTTTAGGAGGAGGAGGTATTAAGCCTCTAAAAGATTTTGAAGCTGATGTTTGCGAAATTCAAAAGATGTATTTTTCTCCAAAAGTAAGAGGTAAAGGTTATGGCAAATTAATGTTTGAAAAATGTTTACAATCAGCCAAGGAATTAGGATATAAACAATGTTATATAGAATCTGCACCCCAACTTAAAGCGGCTATTCATATTTATGAAAGCTATGGTTTTAAACATTTGAAAAGCGGTTTAGGTAATACGGGACACTATTCTTGTGGTGTTTGGATGATAAAGGACTTATGA
- the ribD gene encoding bifunctional diaminohydroxyphosphoribosylaminopyrimidine deaminase/5-amino-6-(5-phosphoribosylamino)uracil reductase RibD, which translates to MTNNETYIKRCIEIAKNGLGYTRPNPMVGSVIVYDNQIIGEGYTSPYGGNHAEVNAINSVTDKALLKNATIYVTLEPCSHYGKTPPCSDLIIKHKIPNVVIGCIDDNTKVAGKGIKKLIEAHCNVTVGVLETACKEHHNRFFTFHNKKRPYIILKWAETKDGFIAPKNREEQKPVWITNKYSRQLVHKWRAEEQAILVGTNTVLQDNPSLTTRDWKGNHPIRIVLDKDLKLSKEFSVFNNDAKTITINNIDFSKNIAQQICDILHHNDITSVIIEGGQKTLQTFIDEGIWDEARVFTGDTEFKKGVKAPIFSGKLISEEKIMSDILKVYNND; encoded by the coding sequence TTGACTAATAACGAAACATACATAAAACGCTGTATAGAAATTGCTAAAAACGGTTTAGGCTATACCAGGCCAAATCCTATGGTTGGCTCTGTTATTGTTTATGACAACCAAATTATAGGAGAAGGCTATACAAGTCCCTATGGCGGTAATCATGCCGAAGTTAATGCTATAAATTCTGTTACAGATAAAGCTTTATTAAAAAATGCTACTATATATGTAACGCTAGAACCTTGCTCTCATTACGGAAAAACACCACCTTGTAGTGATCTTATTATTAAGCATAAAATTCCAAATGTGGTTATTGGATGCATAGATGATAACACAAAAGTTGCTGGTAAAGGAATTAAAAAACTCATAGAAGCTCATTGTAATGTTACTGTTGGAGTTTTAGAAACAGCCTGTAAAGAACACCATAACCGTTTTTTTACATTTCATAATAAAAAGCGCCCATATATTATTTTAAAATGGGCAGAAACCAAGGATGGCTTTATTGCTCCAAAAAACAGAGAAGAACAAAAACCTGTTTGGATCACTAATAAGTATTCAAGACAATTAGTCCATAAATGGCGCGCTGAAGAACAAGCTATCTTAGTGGGCACAAATACTGTTTTGCAAGACAACCCAAGTTTAACTACCAGAGACTGGAAAGGCAACCATCCAATTAGGATTGTTTTAGATAAAGACTTAAAACTATCCAAAGAGTTTTCGGTTTTTAATAATGACGCCAAAACGATTACAATAAACAATATCGATTTTAGTAAAAATATAGCTCAACAGATTTGTGACATTTTACATCATAATGATATTACTTCTGTAATTATTGAAGGCGGACAAAAAACACTACAGACTTTTATAGATGAAGGTATATGGGATGAAGCTAGGGTTTTCACAGGAGACACAGAATTCAAAAAAGGAGTAAAAGCACCAATATTTTCAGGCAAACTTATTTCGGAAGAAAAAATTATGTCCGACATTCTTAAAGTTTACAACAATGATTAA
- a CDS encoding HAD family hydrolase, protein MIKTIIFDFGNVFINLDLEGHMQHALKAYEIEAFSEEMMAFNSFYEQGLISTDEFLKFYTENFPKLSTKALIDIWNFMLKDFPVHRLDFLKQLKSDSKYNLILLSNTNELHINWIEKHIPFYETFKSYFDVFYLSHEIGLRKPNQDIFEFVLKENKLNAEECLFIDDNIDNINTAKELDLNVWNINHKTDDIIDLFTVKKTCFDAP, encoded by the coding sequence ATGATTAAAACTATTATTTTCGATTTCGGAAATGTATTTATCAACTTAGACCTAGAAGGTCATATGCAACATGCGCTCAAAGCTTATGAAATTGAAGCTTTTTCAGAAGAAATGATGGCTTTTAATAGTTTTTATGAACAAGGCCTTATTTCAACTGATGAGTTTCTTAAATTTTACACAGAAAATTTTCCGAAACTTTCAACCAAAGCGTTAATTGACATTTGGAATTTTATGTTGAAAGATTTCCCTGTACACCGTTTAGATTTTTTAAAGCAACTTAAATCTGATTCAAAATACAATCTTATTTTATTAAGCAATACTAACGAACTTCATATAAATTGGATTGAAAAACACATTCCTTTTTACGAAACATTTAAAAGTTATTTTGATGTTTTCTATTTATCACACGAAATTGGTTTAAGGAAACCCAATCAAGACATTTTTGAGTTTGTGCTAAAAGAAAATAAACTAAATGCAGAAGAATGCCTTTTTATTGATGATAATATTGATAATATTAACACGGCAAAAGAATTAGATCTTAATGTTTGGAATATCAATCATAAAACCGATGACATCATAGATCTATTCACTGTAAAAAAAACGTGTTTTGATGCACCTTAA